A single genomic interval of Lewinellaceae bacterium harbors:
- a CDS encoding acyl-CoA dehydrogenase family protein — protein MDFQLSEEQKKLVAQAREFAQSEIAPHAAQWDKDEHIPRRQIQKCADAGYFGMTFPSRYGGRGLSALDAVLVIEEAARHCGISGRLIVDHNFGAAITILNFGTEEQRQRVLPATCKGETLMSIGMTEPEAGSALTDLTTSAIEDGEGYVVNGKKHWITGAGEREYTLLYARFNEVAGPKGIGAILIHKGMPGFKYAGRIPSLGVRGVQEGILEFENMRVPKENLVVPPGSAFGKLMSAYNGQRVGASAVALGIAQGAFDFARDYADQRMQFGRRITDFQAIQFKLADMAIDLDAARYLIYRAAANAHSAITDRYESSVAKVFASEMAVRVTSEAIQLCGAQGYSRNLPLERMFRDARCFTLAGGTAEMQRIGIAGSILGRSIPQNR, from the coding sequence ATGGATTTTCAACTGTCTGAGGAACAAAAAAAACTGGTGGCCCAGGCCCGGGAATTTGCCCAGTCAGAGATCGCGCCGCATGCTGCTCAATGGGACAAGGACGAACACATTCCCCGCCGGCAAATCCAAAAGTGTGCCGATGCAGGGTATTTTGGAATGACCTTCCCTTCCCGGTATGGCGGGCGGGGCCTTTCCGCTCTGGATGCCGTTTTAGTCATTGAGGAGGCTGCCCGGCATTGCGGCATCAGCGGCCGGCTGATCGTCGACCACAATTTCGGGGCGGCCATCACCATTCTCAATTTCGGAACGGAGGAGCAACGGCAGCGCGTCCTGCCCGCCACCTGCAAAGGCGAAACCCTGATGAGCATCGGCATGACCGAGCCCGAAGCCGGTTCTGCCCTGACGGATTTGACAACCTCCGCCATCGAAGACGGGGAGGGGTATGTCGTCAACGGCAAAAAACACTGGATCACCGGGGCAGGGGAGAGGGAGTATACCCTGTTGTACGCCCGCTTCAATGAGGTGGCCGGGCCTAAGGGAATAGGCGCCATCCTGATCCATAAAGGCATGCCCGGTTTCAAATACGCCGGGCGGATTCCTTCTCTGGGTGTCCGGGGCGTTCAGGAAGGGATATTGGAGTTTGAAAACATGCGGGTGCCAAAGGAAAACCTCGTGGTGCCTCCCGGTTCTGCTTTTGGCAAGTTGATGTCTGCTTACAATGGGCAACGGGTGGGGGCTTCCGCCGTGGCGCTGGGTATTGCTCAGGGCGCTTTTGACTTTGCCAGGGATTATGCCGATCAACGAATGCAATTTGGGCGGCGGATCACCGATTTTCAGGCCATTCAATTCAAGCTGGCGGATATGGCTATCGATCTGGATGCTGCCCGTTATCTCATCTATCGGGCAGCCGCTAATGCGCACAGCGCCATCACCGACCGGTATGAATCAAGCGTGGCTAAAGTGTTCGCTTCGGAAATGGCTGTACGCGTAACCAGCGAGGCCATACAGCTCTGCGGAGCACAGGGTTACAGCCGAAACCTGCCACTGGAGCGCATGTTCCGGGACGCCCGGTGTTTTACCCTTGCCGGCGGAACGGCTGAGATGCAGCGGATTGGGATTGCAGGCAGCATTCTGGGCAGGAGCATCCCTCAAAAT